The sequence CCTGGGCCTGGCGGGCCGAGCGTGAACGAGATCGCGCCACGACGTCCCGCGGCCAGTCCCGCGCTCTCGGTGTCGTCGGCGTTGTAGACGACGGTCGTGCCCTTGCCCCAGATACGGGCCTTGGCGTCGCGGTACGCCTCGTACGAGCCGTGCCAGTCGAGGTGGTCGGGCGCGACGTTCAGCACCGTCGCGGCCAGCGGGCGCAGGCTCTCCGACCAGTGCAGCTGGAAGCTCGACAGCTCGACGGCGAGCGCCTGGTAGGGCGGGTCGGCGAGCACCGCGTCGACGATCGGCGCGCCGACGTTGCCCGCGGCGGTCGCCCGGACGCCGGCGGCCTCCAGGATCGCGGCGAGCATGCGGACGGCCGTCGTCTTGCCGTTGGTCCCCGTGATCGCCAGCCAGGGAGCGGGGTCGGGCCCGCGCAGCCGCCACGCCAGCTCGACCTCGCCGTAGACCGGCAGTCCGCGGCCGGCGGCCGCCGCGAGCAGCGGCGCCTGCGGCGCCCACCCCGGCGAGGTGACGACCAGCTCCGTGTCGTCCGGCAGCACGACCGCGGCGCCGAGACGGACCGCAACGCCGTCGCCCGCCAGGCCCACGGCGCGGTCGCGCTGGGCGTCGCCGTCGCCGGTGTCGACGACGGTCACCACGGCGCCGAGCCGGCTCAGGACCCGCGCGGCGGCCGTGCCGGACACGCCGATGCCCGTGACGCAGACCCGGCGGCCCGCCCACCGCTCGCGGCGGCGGGCCCTCACGTGAGCCAGCGGCCGTAGAACACGCCGAGTCCGCCGGCGACGCACAGGCCGGTGACGATCCAGAACCGCACCACGATCGTCACCTCGTTCCAGCCGACGAGCTCGAAGTGGTGCTGCAGCGGCGCCATGCGGAACACCCGTCTATGGGTGATCTTGAAGAACCCGACCTGGATGATGACCGACATCGTGATGATGACGAACAGCCCGCCGAGCAGCAGGAGCAGCAGCTCGGTGCGGGTGAGGATGGCCATCGCCGCCATCACGCCGCCGAGTGCCAGCGACCCGGTGTCGCCCATGAAGATGCGGGCGGGCGGCGCGTTCCACCACAGGAAGCCGAAGCATGCGCCGGTGACGGCGGCGGCGACGACCGCGAGGTCGAGCGGATCCCGCACCGTGTAGCAGCTCGGAACCAGCGTGGTGGCACAGCTGTTGCGGAACTGCCAGTTGCCGATGATGACGTATGACGCGAACACCATCACCGACGCGCCGGTCGCCAGCCCGTCGAGGCCGTCGGTGAGGTTCACGCCGTTGGACGCCCCGGCGACCATGAGCAGTGACAGCACGACGAAGACGATCGGCCCGAGGTAGAGCCAGGTCAGGTCGCGGTCGAACGAGAGGTACGCCGAGCCCGGCGTCAGTCCCTGCGAGTTGGGGAAGCGCAGGGCGAGCAGGGCGAACGCGATCGCGAGCACAGCCTGGCCGAGTGTCTTGGCACCGCTGCGCAGGCCGAGACTGCGCTGCTTCCAGATCTTGATGAAGTCGTCGAGGAAGCCGACGAAGCCGAGGCCGGCCATCAGGCCGAGCGCGAGCCCGCCGGAGACGGTCGGCCGGTTCATCGTGACCAGGTGCGCGATGCCGTACCCGAGCAGGGTCGCGATGATGATCACCGCGCCGCCCATGGTGGGCGTACCGCGCTTGGTGTGGTGGCTCGTCGGGCCGTCGTCGCGGATCAGCTGGCCGTATCCGTAGCGACGGAAGACGCTGATGGCGACAGGGGTGCCGAGCAGCGCGATGAACAGGGCTATCGCGCCGGAGAAGAGGACCAACCTCACGGGTTACTGCTCCCTCTCTGCAGTTCCTCGCGCCGCCATCCGGTCCCCCACCCAGCGGAGTCCGGCGTCTCGGGACGACTTGAACAGTACGACGTCTCCGCCCCGAAGCTCGGCATCCAGCAGGTCTTCGGCCGTGTCGCCGTCCGGTACGCGCACGGCACGACCGCTCCAGCCGGACACGCCGGACGCGCCGTCGGCGACCCCACCCGCGCCTGCGCCGACCGCCACGACGAGGTCGACACCGCACTCGGCGGCGTATGCGCCGAGTCGCACGTGCTCGGCGGCGGACGTCTCGCCGAGCTCGAGCATCTCCCCGAGCACCGCGACGGTCCTGCGCCCGCCGGCGAGGTGCACGAGCGTGCGCAGCGCGGCCGCCGCGGACACCGGGTTGGCGTTGTAGGCGTCGTTGACGACCGTCACCCCGTCGGGACGCTCGCGGAGCTCCATCCGGTGCCGGCTCTGTGGCACCGCCTCACCCAGGCCCGCGGCGACCTGCTCGGGCGACATGCCGACCTCGAGTGCGACGGCCGCGGCGGCGAGCGCGTTGGACACCTGGTGCTCGCCGTGCAGCCGCAGCCGTACCGCGGCGGATCCCGCCGGCGTCATCAGCGTGAACGACGGGCGGGCGGCGGCGTCGAGCGTGACCTCGTCGGCGCCGACGTCCGCGCCGGGTGTCGTGCCGAACGTGACCACGCGCGCCTTCGTGCGCTCGGCCATCGCGGCGACGCGCTCGTCGTCCGCGTTGAGCACCGCGACACCGTCGTCCGGCAGTGCCTCGACGAGCTCGCCCTTGGCGGCGGCGATGGCCTCCGGGCTGCCGAACTCGCCCAGGTGGGCGACGCCCACGTTGAGGACGACGCCGATCCGCGGTGTGGCGACCGCGCACAGCTCGGCGATGTGTCCCGCACCCCGCGCGCCCATCTCGAGGACGAGGCACGCGGTGTCGGTGCCGGCGCGGAGCACGGTGAGCGGGAAGCCGATCTCGTTGTTGAACGACTCCGGCGGCGCGACCGTCGGGCCGACCGCGGGCAGCAGTTGGGCGAGGAGGTCCTTGGTGCCGGTCTTGCCCGCGGAGCCCGTCACCCCGATCACGGTGGTGCCGTCGAGCCGCCGCGCGACCGCGTGGGCGAGGCGCGCGAGACCGGCCACGGTGTCGTCGACCACCACTGCGGGCACGCCGACCGGTCGGGTCGCCAGCACGGCCGTCGCACCCGCCGCCACCGCCGCGGCGGCGAAGTCGTGGCCGTCGACGCGTTCGCCCGGCACGGCGACGAACAGTGCGCCGGCGTCCACCTGCCGCGAGTCGACGACGACGGGACCGGTCACCGGGGCGGCGGGGTCGCGCGCGTCGGACAGCGAGCCGGCCACGGCACCGGCGACCTCGGCCAGCGTCATGGCGATCATGACGTGGTGTCCCCCCGGCTCGCGTCGGGGCGTCCGCCGGATGCGTCGTCCATGCGGGCAATGGTGTCGTGCAGCACCTGGCGATCATCGAACGGGTGCACCACTCCGCCGACGTCCTGGCCCTGCTCGTGCCCCTTGCCCGCGACGACGACCACGTCGTCGGCGCCGGCCAGCGACACCGCGGTCACGACGGCCGCGCGGCGGTCGACCTCGACCACCACGTCGGCGCGCTCGGAGACGGGGACGGTGTCGGCGCCCGACCGCATCGCGTCGAGGATCGCGACCGGGTCCTCCGACCGGGGGTTGTCCGAGGTCAGCACGGCGACGTCGGCGAGTCGGGCCGCCGCCGCCCCCATCAGCGGACGCTTCATGCGGTCCCTGTCACCGCCGCAGCCGAGCACCACGATCAGGCGTCCGCGGGTGACGGGGCGCAGCGTGCGCAGCAGGCACTCCACGGCGTCGGGCGTGTGCGCGTAGTCGACGACGGCGAGGAACGCCTGGCCCGCCGACACGCGCTCCATCCGGCCCGGCACGCCGACCGCGGTCTCGAGGCCGGTGAGCGCCTCGGCGTGTGGGACGCCCGCGGTCACCAGCATCGCGACGGCGAGCAGGCCGTTCGCGACGTTGAACGCGCCGGGCAGGCGCACGGTCGCCTCGCCCTTCTCCCCGCCGGGTCCCGTTACGCAGAACGTGCTGCCGTCGGGACGCAGGTCGGCGTCGCGCGCGTGCCAGTCGGCCTCGGTGTCTCCCGTCGCGCACGTGTGCACCGGGATCGTGGCCTCCCCGGCCAGCCTCCGCCCCCACTCGGCGTCGACGCAGACGACGCCGCTGCGGCTCAGCTCGGGGGTGAACAACCGCGCCTTCGTGCGGAAGTAGTCATCGAGGTCGGGATGGAAGTCGAGGTGGTCCTCGCTCAGGTTGGTGAAGCCGGCGACGTCGAAACGCACGCCGCCCACCCGGCCGAGCACGAGCGCGTGGCTCGACACCTCGA comes from Streptosporangiales bacterium and encodes:
- a CDS encoding UDP-N-acetylmuramoyl-L-alanine--D-glutamate ligase, which codes for MRARRRERWAGRRVCVTGIGVSGTAAARVLSRLGAVVTVVDTGDGDAQRDRAVGLAGDGVAVRLGAAVVLPDDTELVVTSPGWAPQAPLLAAAAGRGLPVYGEVELAWRLRGPDPAPWLAITGTNGKTTAVRMLAAILEAAGVRATAAGNVGAPIVDAVLADPPYQALAVELSSFQLHWSESLRPLAATVLNVAPDHLDWHGSYEAYRDAKARIWGKGTTVVYNADDTESAGLAAGRRGAISFTLGPPGPGQLGVDGGALVDGAFAGGAGAAELAAVADVSPPAPHNVANALAAAALARAYGVPAAAVRDGLRAFRPDAHRLTLVAEGAGVRFVDDSKATNPHAVAAALSAYDHVVWIAGGLLKGARVDDVVAAHHRRMRAAVLLGRDRAVIRDALVRHAPNVPVVEVSSTDTGVMDAVVAEAARFARPGDTVLLSPAGASWDMFPNYPARGDAFAAAARRWVGTR
- a CDS encoding phospho-N-acetylmuramoyl-pentapeptide-transferase, with amino-acid sequence MRLVLFSGAIALFIALLGTPVAISVFRRYGYGQLIRDDGPTSHHTKRGTPTMGGAVIIIATLLGYGIAHLVTMNRPTVSGGLALGLMAGLGFVGFLDDFIKIWKQRSLGLRSGAKTLGQAVLAIAFALLALRFPNSQGLTPGSAYLSFDRDLTWLYLGPIVFVVLSLLMVAGASNGVNLTDGLDGLATGASVMVFASYVIIGNWQFRNSCATTLVPSCYTVRDPLDLAVVAAAVTGACFGFLWWNAPPARIFMGDTGSLALGGVMAAMAILTRTELLLLLLGGLFVIITMSVIIQVGFFKITHRRVFRMAPLQHHFELVGWNEVTIVVRFWIVTGLCVAGGLGVFYGRWLT
- the murF gene encoding UDP-N-acetylmuramoyl-tripeptide--D-alanyl-D-alanine ligase; this translates as MIAMTLAEVAGAVAGSLSDARDPAAPVTGPVVVDSRQVDAGALFVAVPGERVDGHDFAAAAVAAGATAVLATRPVGVPAVVVDDTVAGLARLAHAVARRLDGTTVIGVTGSAGKTGTKDLLAQLLPAVGPTVAPPESFNNEIGFPLTVLRAGTDTACLVLEMGARGAGHIAELCAVATPRIGVVLNVGVAHLGEFGSPEAIAAAKGELVEALPDDGVAVLNADDERVAAMAERTKARVVTFGTTPGADVGADEVTLDAAARPSFTLMTPAGSAAVRLRLHGEHQVSNALAAAAVALEVGMSPEQVAAGLGEAVPQSRHRMELRERPDGVTVVNDAYNANPVSAAAALRTLVHLAGGRRTVAVLGEMLELGETSAAEHVRLGAYAAECGVDLVVAVGAGAGGVADGASGVSGWSGRAVRVPDGDTAEDLLDAELRGGDVVLFKSSRDAGLRWVGDRMAARGTAEREQ
- a CDS encoding UDP-N-acetylmuramoyl-L-alanyl-D-glutamate--2,6-diaminopimelate ligase → MSQDRRRRQALASRPLHVAPRSLAGLAATLGVPAPAGDPAVTGITHDSRSVRPGDVYAALPGANVHGADYADQAVAAGAVGVLTDPAGAERVTAGVAVLVVPDPRAELGRAAAWVYGDPAADLLVLGITGTNGKTTTAYLVEAGLRAAGHTTGLVGTVATRVGDESVDSIRTTPEATDLHALFAVMRERGVTAVVLEVSSHALVLGRVGGVRFDVAGFTNLSEDHLDFHPDLDDYFRTKARLFTPELSRSGVVCVDAEWGRRLAGEATIPVHTCATGDTEADWHARDADLRPDGSTFCVTGPGGEKGEATVRLPGAFNVANGLLAVAMLVTAGVPHAEALTGLETAVGVPGRMERVSAGQAFLAVVDYAHTPDAVECLLRTLRPVTRGRLIVVLGCGGDRDRMKRPLMGAAAARLADVAVLTSDNPRSEDPVAILDAMRSGADTVPVSERADVVVEVDRRAAVVTAVSLAGADDVVVVAGKGHEQGQDVGGVVHPFDDRQVLHDTIARMDDASGGRPDASRGDTTS